Genomic window (Hydrogenimonas cancrithermarum):
CCACGACGATGTTCTGTCCGTTGACGTACCTGCTCATATCGCTCAGCAGATAGATCAGTGTGCCTTTCAGGTCACTCTTTTCCAGCATGCCCTTGGAAAGGCACTGCTCTTTGTAGGCTTGGAGAAAAGGTTCCGGCTGGTTGTCCAGTATCCCTCCCGGGCTGATGGCGTTGACCCGGATGTTCAGCCCTTTGAAATACTTCGCCATGTACTTCGTCAAGTGTATCAGGGCGGATTTGATGGCTGCGTACTCCACCGGCATCGTCATCTTCGTATTTTCGTAAATCTCGAATTTCGGGGGAATGACTCCGTAGATGGAGGATATGTTGACGATATTTCCATATCCTTGCCGTTTGAAATAGTTGGCGAACTGCTGAGAGGTGAGAAAGTATCCTCCGAGATTGAGCCCCACATTTTGTACAAAGTCCTGATACTCTACATCGAAAAAGTGGCGGCCGTAGTTTTTATTCCTCGGGTAGGCGTTGTTGACGAGAGCGTCGATTCTGCCATGTTTTTTCGAGAGATAGTCCAGACACTTTTGCAGTGATTCTTTGGATGTGATATCCATTTCGACGGCATCGATTCTATCTGTTCCGTACATTTCACAGAGTTCGGTTTTGACCTCGTTAGCCCTCGCAGGATCGATGTCGGCGATGATGGCCGTTCCTTCGTTTTCGACGACGGCTTTGACGAACTCCTGTCCGATGAGTCCGGCTCCTCCGGTAATGACGACGACATTATCTTTCAGCATCTTTTTTCCTCATCAAAAATTCGACGAATTCGAAGTCGAGTTCCGTATCTACATCGATCGACCTCTCCTCCGGCATAACGTACAGCCCCGTCTTTTCCAGGAAAAGCGTCTCGTTGTTGAGCAGAGCCTCTCTCTTCCAGATATAGATGGATGCATTCATGTCGTAGGTTTTGGGAGCGTCCTGCCGCCTCAGTACCGCTTTGTCGAGTGTTTTGGAGAGTTTGACTTTTCCGTCGGATGTCCTCTCTACGAGATTGAAATAGGGGCTTCTTCGTGAAGGCATGGCGGTTATGAGGTTTTCATAGTCGTTTTCGACGAACATGTTATAGGCATTGACGATATCGGAAGCATCCCGAAGCGGTGATGTGGCATCGAGATCGACGAGCGCATCGAATCGAATGCCGTAGTGCGCTTCGGAACGCATAAAAGCGTCTTTGATGACATCCAATTTTCCGGCCGTATCGCTCGCCAGTTCCGGAGATCTCTTGAAAAAGACTTCGGCACCGTATTTGACGGCGACTTCGGCGATGGCGTCCGAATCGGTACTTATGACGATATGATCGAAAATGCCGCTTTCGATTGCCTGCTCGATAGTATGGGCGATCAGGGGTTTGCCTTTCAGTGGACGGATGTTTTTGTCTTTGACACCTTTTGAGCCACCCCGAGCGCAGATGGTGCAGAGAGGTTTATTGGTCATAAGTATCCTTTCGAACGTAATCGCCGGCTTTTTCTATGAGTTCCATCGTTTTTATCCCTTCGTTGTAGGTGCAGAGGTTTTCGGCATCGCCACGGATAATCGCTTCATGCATTTTTCGATAGGTGTCGTTACGGGCCGTCTCTTTTAC
Coding sequences:
- a CDS encoding oxidoreductase, which gives rise to MLKDNVVVITGGAGLIGQEFVKAVVENEGTAIIADIDPARANEVKTELCEMYGTDRIDAVEMDITSKESLQKCLDYLSKKHGRIDALVNNAYPRNKNYGRHFFDVEYQDFVQNVGLNLGGYFLTSQQFANYFKRQGYGNIVNISSIYGVIPPKFEIYENTKMTMPVEYAAIKSALIHLTKYMAKYFKGLNIRVNAISPGGILDNQPEPFLQAYKEQCLSKGMLEKSDLKGTLIYLLSDMSRYVNGQNIVVDDGFSL
- a CDS encoding acylneuraminate cytidylyltransferase family protein — its product is MTNKPLCTICARGGSKGVKDKNIRPLKGKPLIAHTIEQAIESGIFDHIVISTDSDAIAEVAVKYGAEVFFKRSPELASDTAGKLDVIKDAFMRSEAHYGIRFDALVDLDATSPLRDASDIVNAYNMFVENDYENLITAMPSRRSPYFNLVERTSDGKVKLSKTLDKAVLRRQDAPKTYDMNASIYIWKREALLNNETLFLEKTGLYVMPEERSIDVDTELDFEFVEFLMRKKDAER